A genomic segment from Nicotiana tabacum cultivar K326 chromosome 7, ASM71507v2, whole genome shotgun sequence encodes:
- the LOC107806495 gene encoding putative GPI-anchored protein At3g06035: protein MASLPRYLFISLLLVHSILFSIVKCDDEEDNLLRGINSYRASLNLTALRENDKAKCLADEMADQFKDQPCTNTTGANTVPGTEPQFSDYPKLLSKCDLNATTTRDGMIMPACIPNLVSDLVLSNYTKSQYSNYLNDTKFSGVGIGSDDNWVVVVLTTNNPEGSFTPDTSSANLISGLGLISHAVLIVAAFVLFL, encoded by the exons ATGGCGTCTCTTCCACGTTACCTTTTCATCTCTCTTCTTCTTGTTCATTCCATTCTCTTCTCCATTGTCAAATGTGATG ACGAGGAAGACAACCTTCTTCGAGGTATTAACAGCTACAGGGCATCCCTAAACTTGACAGCTCTACGCGAGAATGACAAAGCAAAATGCCTTGCTGATGAAATGGCTGACCAGTTTAAAGATCAACCATGTACAAATACAACAGGTGCCAATACTGTACCTGGCACCGAACCTCAGTTTTCTGACTATCCTAAACTCCTTTCTAAATGCGACTTGAACGCCACAACCACAAGAGACGGAATGATAATGCCAGCTTGCATTCCCAACCTTGTCTCTGACCTCGTTCTTTCCAACTACACGAAGTCTCAGTACTCTAATTATCTCAATGATACCAAGTTTAGTGGTGTTGGAATTGGTTCTGATGATAACTGGGTAGTAGTAGTTTTGACCACAAACAACCCAGAGGGAAGCTTTACGCCAGATACCAGTTCAGCAAACCTAATCTCTGGGCTTGGTCTAATATCTCATGCAGTGTTGATAGTTGCGGCATTTGTCCTCTTTCTGTGA
- the LOC107806496 gene encoding uncharacterized protein LOC107806496 has translation MARGIGAFFMATLVIWVVSVLFFILFNKRTELLPIVAGFIFYQSANWVIRNFSSSRNNPLFVNTSVSLLHSSTTSASILFILANQWIVMTSSSDVINQMFEHSQLVVHTWPGAYTALCFSCGYFAYDQLDMLLYNLYTSPSILVHHLLLLVCFTLALYKNVTINYLILTLICELHSVFLHLRKVRRMAGFRDSTSNFVKVEWVLNLTSFVVARVGCHVLITVKLIRDGSKFEKGGVELPLALFGMAGMNLLNVFLGVDLFKAYRREMNPQRRSYENHHD, from the coding sequence ATGGCGAGGGGAATTGGGGCATTTTTCATGGCCACACTGGTCATTTGGGTCGTCTCAGTATTATTCTTTATACTATTCAACAAACGCACCGAACTGCTCCCAATCGTTGCGGGCTTCATATTCTACCAATCAGCCAATTGGGTCATCCGCAATTTCTCATCCTCTCGTAATAATCCGCTCTTCGTTAACACCTCTGTATCTCTCCTCCACTCTTCTACTACTTCAGCTTCAATACTCTTCATTTTAGCCAATCAATGGATAGTTATGACGTCATCAAGTGACGTAATTAATCAGATGTTTGAGCACTCACAGCTTGTTGTGCACACGTGGCCGGGGGCGTACACAGCTTTGTGCTTTTCGTGTGGTTATTTTGCTTATGACCAATTAGATATGCTTCTCTATAATCTATATACTAGCCCTTCGATTCTGGTGCATCATTTGTTGCTACTTGTCTGCTTCACACTTGCCTTGTATAAAAATGTCACGATTAATTACCTTATTCTGACTCTAATTTGTGAGCTGCATTCTGTTTTTCTGCATCTGCGTAAAGTGCGACGAATGGCTGGTTTTCGTGATTCGACAAGTAATTTTGTGAAGGTAGAATGGGTTCTTAATTTGACGAGTTTTGTGGTAGCAAGAGTTGGATGTCATGTTCTCATCACTGTGAAACTGATTAGAGATGGTTCTAAGTTTGAAAAGGGTGGTGTGGAGCTTCCTCTTGCACTTTTTGGTATGGCTGGGATGAACTTGCTTAATGTTTTTTTAGGAGTTGATCTATTTAAAGCTTACAGGAGAGAGATGAATCCTCAGAGGAGGAGTTATGAGAATCATCATGATTGA